Part of the Catenulispora sp. EB89 genome, CGTCGTCACCGCTGTCCCCCGCGCACCAGTACGCGGCGACCCGCCGATCCGGCCTGCTGGCGACCGCCGGCCTGGTGGCCACCACGGCGGTGTGGGGCTCGACGTTCCTGGTCGTGAAGGACACCATCGCCTCGGTACCGGTCCTGGACTTCCTGGCGCTGCGGTTCGCGGTGGCGTGCGCGGCGATGCTGGCGGTGCGCCCGCGGGCGCTGGCGGGGCTCGGGCGCGCCGGGTGGCGGCACGGCGTGCTGCTCGGGCTGGTGCTGGCGGCGGGGTACGCGGCGCAGACGTTCGGGCTGCGGACCGCGTCGGCGTCGGTGTCGGGATTCATCACCGGACTGTTCGTGGTGTTCACGCCGCTGATCGGCGCGGTGCTGCTACGACGGCGCGTGCCGCCGGCGGTGTGGGCGGCGGTGGCGCTGGCGACGGTCGGACTCGGCCTGATCTCGCTGCACGGCCTGTCGATCGGGCGCGGGGAGCTGCTGACGGTGGTCGGCGCGTTCTTCTTCGCACTGCACATCGTGGGCCTCGGCGAGTGGTCGCACCGGCACGACGCGTACGCGCTGGCGGTGGTGCAGATCGGGACGGTCGCGGCAGTCTCGCTGCTGCTCGCGGTGATCAGCCACGGGAGCACCGGCGGCCACGTCCTGACGCTGCCCCCGAACGCCGCCGGCTGGGCCGCGGTCGCGGTGACGGCCCTGCTCGGCACGGCGGCGGGCTTCTTCCTGCAGACCTGGTCGCAGGCCAGGATGCCGGCCACGCGCGCCGCCGTGGTGCTGACGATGGAGCCGGTGTTCGCGGGCGTGACCGGAGTGCTGGCCGGCGAGACGCTGGCGGTGCGCGGGTGGATCGGGGCCGCGCTGGTGCTCGCGGCGATGTATGCGGTGGAGTTGGGACCGCGGCGGCGGTAGGAGCCGGGGCAGGGGCGGCCTGCGGCGGCACTATGCGGAAGGAGCCGACGCCGGAGCTGCGGCGGCGCTAGCGAGGTTCGGGCCGCGGCGACGGCAGCCGGCGGCGTTCGGAACAGCGGGCGGCGCTAGGCCGCAGAGCCGGTGCCGAAGCCGCGGCGGCGCTGGCGAGGTTCGGGCTGCGGCGACGGTAGGCGGCGTTCGGAGCTGCGGCGGCGCTGGGCCGTGCGACGGGTGCCTGGCCGTGGTCGGCGCCGGCTAGTGCAGCGCCGCGCCCTCAGCCCGAGCGATCTCCGCGTCGTACTCCCCCGCGTCGAAGCGGAACTCGGGCAGCACCGGGGCCGGTCCGTTCAGGTCCCGCCAGCCGCCCCACACGACCTGCTCGCCGTCGCGCCTGATGGTCACGGCCAGTGCGCCGCAGCACTCCGGGGTGCAGTCGGCCTCGGCGAGGACCACCTCGCGCGGCTCGGGGGCGGCGCGCAGGCCGCCTTCGGGGCGCAGCAGGATGTCGGGTGGGAGTCCGGGGCCGGAGACGAAGGACTCGCGGATTATGTCGCGGCCGTCGATCAGCGGGTGGACTGCCGCTTCGACGCCCCAGTGCTCCGATCCGCCGATCTCAATGCGGATGCTGCTCAGCCCCGTCGCCATGCCCTGATTCTGGCACTCCGTCGCGGTTGGCGCGCGGACAACGCAGGGTCCGAAATCCGCTGGCGTTTTGCGCGACCCCCAGGCCTGGGAAGACGCCCTTAGGGGAAATCGACCCCTCAACACTGAAGCGGCGGCTGACGCATAAACGTCAGCCGCCGGTCACTGCCGAAACACTCGCCGATCAGTTGTTGATCCCGCCCGGGTTGTTGCCCGGCCCGTCGGAGTCGTCGTCATCGTCGTCGCCGCCCTGCCCGACCGAGTCCACCTCGACCTCGAGCCCGAGCCGCTCGGCCAGCCAGCCGTTGAAGCCGAT contains:
- a CDS encoding DMT family transporter — protein: MRQTYEKLADVNTEVPASVPGSVPASESTLSVSPAPGSASSPLSPAHQYAATRRSGLLATAGLVATTAVWGSTFLVVKDTIASVPVLDFLALRFAVACAAMLAVRPRALAGLGRAGWRHGVLLGLVLAAGYAAQTFGLRTASASVSGFITGLFVVFTPLIGAVLLRRRVPPAVWAAVALATVGLGLISLHGLSIGRGELLTVVGAFFFALHIVGLGEWSHRHDAYALAVVQIGTVAAVSLLLAVISHGSTGGHVLTLPPNAAGWAAVAVTALLGTAAGFFLQTWSQARMPATRAAVVLTMEPVFAGVTGVLAGETLAVRGWIGAALVLAAMYAVELGPRRR